From Halichoerus grypus chromosome 6, mHalGry1.hap1.1, whole genome shotgun sequence, one genomic window encodes:
- the STAC3 gene encoding SH3 and cysteine-rich domain-containing protein 3 isoform X2, whose product MELPPEPQANGEAVGAGGGPIYYIYEEEEEEEEEEEEPPPEPPKLVNDKPHKFKDHFFKKPKFCDVCARMIVLNNKFGLRCKNCKTNIHEHCQSYVEMQRCFGKIPPGFHRAYSSPLYSNQQYACVKDLSAANHNDPVFETLRTGVIMANKERKKGQADKKNPLAAMMEEEPESARPEEGKPQDGNPEGNKKAEKKTPDDKHKQPGFQQSHYFVALYRFKALEKDDLDFPPGEKITVIDDSNEEWWRGKIGEKVGFFPPNFIIRVRSGERVHRVTRSFVGNREIGQITLKKDQIVVQKGDEAGGYVKVYTGRKVGLFPTDFLEEI is encoded by the exons ATGGAGCTtcccccagagccccaggccaatggggaggcagtgggagctgggggtgggcccATCTACTACATctatgaggaagaggaggaagaagaggaggaggaggaggaaccacCCCCAGAACCTCCTAAGCTTGTCAATGACAAGCCTCACAAATTCAAAGATCATTTCTTCAAGAAGCCCAAGTTCTGTGATGTCTGTGCCCGGATGATTGTGC TCAACAACAAATTTGGGCTCCGCTGTAAGAACTGCAAAACTAACATCCATGAACACTGTCAGTCCTATGTGGAGATGCAGAGATGCTTCGGCAAGATC CCCCCTGGTTTCCATCGGGCCTATAGCTCCCCACTCTACAGCAACCAGCAGTACGCTTGTGTCAAAGATCTCT CTGCTGCCAATCACAATGATCCTGTGTTTGAAACCCTGCGCACTGGGGTGATCATGGCAAACAAGGAACGGAAGAAGGGCCAGgcagataagaaaaat CCTCTAGCAGCCATGATGGAAGAAGAGCCAGAGTCTGCCAGACCAGAGGAAGGCAAACCCCAGGATG GAAACCCTGAAGGGAATAAGAAGGCTGAAAAGAAGACACCTGATGACAAA CACAAGCAGCCTGGCTTCCAGCAGTCTCATTACTTTGTGGCTCTGTATCGGTTCAAAGCCCTGGAGAAGGACGATCTGGATTTCCC gcCTGGAGAGAAGATCACAGTCATTGATGACTCCAATGAGGAGTGGTGGCGG GGGAAAATAGGGGAGAAGGTTGGATTTTTCCCTCCAAACTTCATCATTCGGGTCCGGTCTGGAGAGCGTGTGCACCGTGTGACCAGATCCTTCGTGGGAAACCGTGAAATAGGGCAGATCACTCTCAAGAAGGAccag ATCGTGGTCCAGAAAGGAGATGAAGCCGGCGGCTACGTCAAGGTCTACACCGGCCGCAAGGTGGGGCTGTTCCCCACCGACTTCCTGGAGGAGATTTAG
- the STAC3 gene encoding SH3 and cysteine-rich domain-containing protein 3 isoform X3 gives MQRCFGKIPPGFHRAYSSPLYSNQQYACVKDLSAANHNDPVFETLRTGVIMANKERKKGQADKKNPLAAMMEEEPESARPEEGKPQDGNPEGNKKAEKKTPDDKHKQPGFQQSHYFVALYRFKALEKDDLDFPPGEKITVIDDSNEEWWRGKIGEKVGFFPPNFIIRVRSGERVHRVTRSFVGNREIGQITLKKDQIVVQKGDEAGGYVKVYTGRKVGLFPTDFLEEI, from the exons ATGCAGAGATGCTTCGGCAAGATC CCCCCTGGTTTCCATCGGGCCTATAGCTCCCCACTCTACAGCAACCAGCAGTACGCTTGTGTCAAAGATCTCT CTGCTGCCAATCACAATGATCCTGTGTTTGAAACCCTGCGCACTGGGGTGATCATGGCAAACAAGGAACGGAAGAAGGGCCAGgcagataagaaaaat CCTCTAGCAGCCATGATGGAAGAAGAGCCAGAGTCTGCCAGACCAGAGGAAGGCAAACCCCAGGATG GAAACCCTGAAGGGAATAAGAAGGCTGAAAAGAAGACACCTGATGACAAA CACAAGCAGCCTGGCTTCCAGCAGTCTCATTACTTTGTGGCTCTGTATCGGTTCAAAGCCCTGGAGAAGGACGATCTGGATTTCCC gcCTGGAGAGAAGATCACAGTCATTGATGACTCCAATGAGGAGTGGTGGCGG GGGAAAATAGGGGAGAAGGTTGGATTTTTCCCTCCAAACTTCATCATTCGGGTCCGGTCTGGAGAGCGTGTGCACCGTGTGACCAGATCCTTCGTGGGAAACCGTGAAATAGGGCAGATCACTCTCAAGAAGGAccag ATCGTGGTCCAGAAAGGAGATGAAGCCGGCGGCTACGTCAAGGTCTACACCGGCCGCAAGGTGGGGCTGTTCCCCACCGACTTCCTGGAGGAGATTTAG
- the STAC3 gene encoding SH3 and cysteine-rich domain-containing protein 3 isoform X1: MTEKEVLESPKPSLPAETRQSGLQRLKQLFRKEPPGTKEMELPPEPQANGEAVGAGGGPIYYIYEEEEEEEEEEEEPPPEPPKLVNDKPHKFKDHFFKKPKFCDVCARMIVLNNKFGLRCKNCKTNIHEHCQSYVEMQRCFGKIPPGFHRAYSSPLYSNQQYACVKDLSAANHNDPVFETLRTGVIMANKERKKGQADKKNPLAAMMEEEPESARPEEGKPQDGNPEGNKKAEKKTPDDKHKQPGFQQSHYFVALYRFKALEKDDLDFPPGEKITVIDDSNEEWWRGKIGEKVGFFPPNFIIRVRSGERVHRVTRSFVGNREIGQITLKKDQIVVQKGDEAGGYVKVYTGRKVGLFPTDFLEEI; this comes from the exons ATGACAGAAAAGGAGGTGCTGGAGTCCCCTAAGCCCTCCTTGCCAGCAGAGACTCGGCAAAGTGGG CTACAGAGGCTGAAGCAGTTATTCAGGAAGGAGCCTCCGGGGACAAAGGAGATGGAGCTtcccccagagccccaggccaatggggaggcagtgggagctgggggtgggcccATCTACTACATctatgaggaagaggaggaagaagaggaggaggaggaggaaccacCCCCAGAACCTCCTAAGCTTGTCAATGACAAGCCTCACAAATTCAAAGATCATTTCTTCAAGAAGCCCAAGTTCTGTGATGTCTGTGCCCGGATGATTGTGC TCAACAACAAATTTGGGCTCCGCTGTAAGAACTGCAAAACTAACATCCATGAACACTGTCAGTCCTATGTGGAGATGCAGAGATGCTTCGGCAAGATC CCCCCTGGTTTCCATCGGGCCTATAGCTCCCCACTCTACAGCAACCAGCAGTACGCTTGTGTCAAAGATCTCT CTGCTGCCAATCACAATGATCCTGTGTTTGAAACCCTGCGCACTGGGGTGATCATGGCAAACAAGGAACGGAAGAAGGGCCAGgcagataagaaaaat CCTCTAGCAGCCATGATGGAAGAAGAGCCAGAGTCTGCCAGACCAGAGGAAGGCAAACCCCAGGATG GAAACCCTGAAGGGAATAAGAAGGCTGAAAAGAAGACACCTGATGACAAA CACAAGCAGCCTGGCTTCCAGCAGTCTCATTACTTTGTGGCTCTGTATCGGTTCAAAGCCCTGGAGAAGGACGATCTGGATTTCCC gcCTGGAGAGAAGATCACAGTCATTGATGACTCCAATGAGGAGTGGTGGCGG GGGAAAATAGGGGAGAAGGTTGGATTTTTCCCTCCAAACTTCATCATTCGGGTCCGGTCTGGAGAGCGTGTGCACCGTGTGACCAGATCCTTCGTGGGAAACCGTGAAATAGGGCAGATCACTCTCAAGAAGGAccag ATCGTGGTCCAGAAAGGAGATGAAGCCGGCGGCTACGTCAAGGTCTACACCGGCCGCAAGGTGGGGCTGTTCCCCACCGACTTCCTGGAGGAGATTTAG
- the STAC3 gene encoding SH3 and cysteine-rich domain-containing protein 3 isoform X4: MLRQDPAANHNDPVFETLRTGVIMANKERKKGQADKKNPLAAMMEEEPESARPEEGKPQDGNPEGNKKAEKKTPDDKHKQPGFQQSHYFVALYRFKALEKDDLDFPPGEKITVIDDSNEEWWRGKIGEKVGFFPPNFIIRVRSGERVHRVTRSFVGNREIGQITLKKDQIVVQKGDEAGGYVKVYTGRKVGLFPTDFLEEI, translated from the exons ATGCTTCGGCAAGATC CTGCTGCCAATCACAATGATCCTGTGTTTGAAACCCTGCGCACTGGGGTGATCATGGCAAACAAGGAACGGAAGAAGGGCCAGgcagataagaaaaat CCTCTAGCAGCCATGATGGAAGAAGAGCCAGAGTCTGCCAGACCAGAGGAAGGCAAACCCCAGGATG GAAACCCTGAAGGGAATAAGAAGGCTGAAAAGAAGACACCTGATGACAAA CACAAGCAGCCTGGCTTCCAGCAGTCTCATTACTTTGTGGCTCTGTATCGGTTCAAAGCCCTGGAGAAGGACGATCTGGATTTCCC gcCTGGAGAGAAGATCACAGTCATTGATGACTCCAATGAGGAGTGGTGGCGG GGGAAAATAGGGGAGAAGGTTGGATTTTTCCCTCCAAACTTCATCATTCGGGTCCGGTCTGGAGAGCGTGTGCACCGTGTGACCAGATCCTTCGTGGGAAACCGTGAAATAGGGCAGATCACTCTCAAGAAGGAccag ATCGTGGTCCAGAAAGGAGATGAAGCCGGCGGCTACGTCAAGGTCTACACCGGCCGCAAGGTGGGGCTGTTCCCCACCGACTTCCTGGAGGAGATTTAG